A stretch of Lepisosteus oculatus isolate fLepOcu1 chromosome 11, fLepOcu1.hap2, whole genome shotgun sequence DNA encodes these proteins:
- the LOC107077480 gene encoding uncharacterized protein C1orf94 isoform X3, translating into MPTSSMYRTSRPQTAGRAGDRRIKPKHSIGVVGSSGWSAAQTSFTKDTRVFRKMFPRVDRVKTKRQLKRAYAAGPFPRSVWIHDKAPEDDLDKVCYEIWKRVQVATAGSSARPTAADRAPEPADLVPPAPRELPSATAEPAPPAGSRDAQRARWTHPEPAAEGVGSVERKRKSIEVFLRAVLQGKEAGRPEQLPQGALPAGLGSSCSSTEAPAPDSKASQGLSQFPGKSSESGLAWPGQVEVTGWAKLATAVEENGGFSSADRREQRGGEGVGRGAPPRGPVSSGAPLQGSAQGRGRLAPLPVFAKLHVATDLPCRRLPARTGENHHVQNTGDRHAHPDMSGTLGDGARKPATLKEKALEYEFLESAKRPWQKTADPTSSNDVAAPLQESRTGAVKAHPGPCPTQTRNTLKYSGQSFVPSGQPPFGTSLPAAVHPAPVRNPPGFSQYQNFFQQLPVNHMSHLQAVNPTRFQTRPKLLGNKVSIKYTEEQAGVGKLCING; encoded by the exons ATGCCCACGTCTAGCATGTACCGTACATCACGCCCCCAAACCGCCGGACGGGCAGGAG ATCGAAGAATTAAACCCAAACATTCCATTGGTGTGGTCGGGTCTTCAGGGTGGTCAGCAGCCCAAACCAGCTTCACTAAAGACACTCGAGTTTTCAGGAAAATGTTCCCGAGAGTGGATCGCGTTAAAACCAAGCGCCAGCTGAAGAGGGCCTACGCGGCGGGTCCCTTCCCTCGATCTGTGTGGATACACGACAAAGCGCCCGAAGACGACTTGGATAAAGTCTGCTATGAAATATGGAAGAGGGTTCAGGTGGCGACGGCCGGCTCATCGGCACGGCCTACCGCTGCAGACAG GGCCCCGGAGCCCGCTGACTTGGTCCCGCCGGCGCCGCGGGAGCTTCCGAGCGCGACGGCAGAGCCGGCACCCCCAGCGGGCAGCCGGGACGCACAGCGAGCACGCTGGACGCACCCCGAGCCCGCCGCCGAGGGAGTGGGCTCtgtggagaggaagaggaagagcatAGAGGTGTTCCTCCGGGCAGTCCTCCAGGGCAAAGAGGCCGGGAGACCAGAGCAGCTGCCGCAAGGAGCTCTGCCTGCTGGGCTCGGGAGCTCCTGCAGCAGCACGGAGGCCCCAGCTCCCGACAGCAAGGCCTCCCAGGGCCTCTCCCAGTTTCCCGGGAAGTCCTCAGAATCCGGCCTGGCATGGCCGGGGCAGGTGGAGGTGACGGGGTGGGCCAAACTCGCGACGGCTGTCGAGGAAAACGGCGGCTTCAGCTCAGCCGACCGCAGAGAGCAAAGGGGCGGCGAGGGGGTCGGCAGAGGAGCCCCGCCCAGGGGCCCCGTCTCCTCCGGGGCTCCTCTTCAAGGCTCGGCGCAGGGCAGGGGCAGGCTGGCTCCATTGCCAGTGTTTGCCAAACTGCACGTGGCCACCGACCTGCCATGCAGACGTCTCCCTGCCAGGACAG GGGAAAATCATCATGTGCAGAATACAGGTGACAGGCACGCCCACCCAGACATGTCTGGCACATTGGGCGATGGTGCAAGGAAACCAGCAACCCTCAAGGAGAAAGCACTGGAATATGAATTCCTAGAGAGTGCAAAGAGACCATGGCAAAAGACCGCAGATCCCACCAGCTCCAATG ATGTGGCTGCACCTCTTCAGGAGAGCAGGACAGGTGCTGTCAAAGCCCACCCAGGTCCGTGCCCCACACAGACCCGGAACACGCTGAAATACAGTGGACAGAGCTTCGTCCCAAGTGGTCAGCCCCCCTTTGGCACCAGCCTGCCAGCCGCAGTGCATCCTGCCCCTGTCCGAAACCCCCCAGGCTTCAGCCAGTACCAG aaCTTTTTCCAGCAGCTGCCAGTGAACCACATGAGCCACCTTCAGGCTGTCAACCCAACCAGATTTCAGACCAGACCG AAACTACTGGGAAACAAAGTCTCAATCAAGTACACAGAAGAACAAGCAGGAGTTGGGAAGTTGTGCATTAATGGCTGA
- the LOC107077480 gene encoding uncharacterized protein C1orf94 isoform X4 — MPTSSMYRTSRPQTAGRAGDRRIKPKHSIGVVGSSGWSAAQTSFTKDTRVFRKMFPRVDRVKTKRQLKRAYAAGPFPRSVWIHDKAPEDDLDKVCYEIWKRVQVATAGSSARPTAADRAPEPADLVPPAPRELPSATAEPAPPAGSRDAQRARWTHPEPAAEGVGSVERKRKSIEVFLRAVLQGKEAGRPEQLPQGALPAGLGSSCSSTEAPAPDSKASQGLSQFPGKSSESGLAWPGQVEVTGWAKLATAVEENGGFSSADRREQRGGEGVGRGAPPRGPVSSGAPLQGSAQGRGRLAPLPVFAKLHVATDLPCRRLPARTGENHHVQNTGDRHAHPDMSGTLGDGARKPATLKEKALEYEFLESAKRPWQKTADPTSSNDVAAPLQESRTGAVKAHPGPCPTQTRNTLKYSGQSFVPSGQPPFGTSLPAAVHPAPVRNPPGFSQYQNFFQQLPVNHMSHLQAVNPTRFQTRPEETTGKQSLNQVHRRTSRSWEVVH; from the exons ATGCCCACGTCTAGCATGTACCGTACATCACGCCCCCAAACCGCCGGACGGGCAGGAG ATCGAAGAATTAAACCCAAACATTCCATTGGTGTGGTCGGGTCTTCAGGGTGGTCAGCAGCCCAAACCAGCTTCACTAAAGACACTCGAGTTTTCAGGAAAATGTTCCCGAGAGTGGATCGCGTTAAAACCAAGCGCCAGCTGAAGAGGGCCTACGCGGCGGGTCCCTTCCCTCGATCTGTGTGGATACACGACAAAGCGCCCGAAGACGACTTGGATAAAGTCTGCTATGAAATATGGAAGAGGGTTCAGGTGGCGACGGCCGGCTCATCGGCACGGCCTACCGCTGCAGACAG GGCCCCGGAGCCCGCTGACTTGGTCCCGCCGGCGCCGCGGGAGCTTCCGAGCGCGACGGCAGAGCCGGCACCCCCAGCGGGCAGCCGGGACGCACAGCGAGCACGCTGGACGCACCCCGAGCCCGCCGCCGAGGGAGTGGGCTCtgtggagaggaagaggaagagcatAGAGGTGTTCCTCCGGGCAGTCCTCCAGGGCAAAGAGGCCGGGAGACCAGAGCAGCTGCCGCAAGGAGCTCTGCCTGCTGGGCTCGGGAGCTCCTGCAGCAGCACGGAGGCCCCAGCTCCCGACAGCAAGGCCTCCCAGGGCCTCTCCCAGTTTCCCGGGAAGTCCTCAGAATCCGGCCTGGCATGGCCGGGGCAGGTGGAGGTGACGGGGTGGGCCAAACTCGCGACGGCTGTCGAGGAAAACGGCGGCTTCAGCTCAGCCGACCGCAGAGAGCAAAGGGGCGGCGAGGGGGTCGGCAGAGGAGCCCCGCCCAGGGGCCCCGTCTCCTCCGGGGCTCCTCTTCAAGGCTCGGCGCAGGGCAGGGGCAGGCTGGCTCCATTGCCAGTGTTTGCCAAACTGCACGTGGCCACCGACCTGCCATGCAGACGTCTCCCTGCCAGGACAG GGGAAAATCATCATGTGCAGAATACAGGTGACAGGCACGCCCACCCAGACATGTCTGGCACATTGGGCGATGGTGCAAGGAAACCAGCAACCCTCAAGGAGAAAGCACTGGAATATGAATTCCTAGAGAGTGCAAAGAGACCATGGCAAAAGACCGCAGATCCCACCAGCTCCAATG ATGTGGCTGCACCTCTTCAGGAGAGCAGGACAGGTGCTGTCAAAGCCCACCCAGGTCCGTGCCCCACACAGACCCGGAACACGCTGAAATACAGTGGACAGAGCTTCGTCCCAAGTGGTCAGCCCCCCTTTGGCACCAGCCTGCCAGCCGCAGTGCATCCTGCCCCTGTCCGAAACCCCCCAGGCTTCAGCCAGTACCAG aaCTTTTTCCAGCAGCTGCCAGTGAACCACATGAGCCACCTTCAGGCTGTCAACCCAACCAGATTTCAGACCAGACCG GAAGAAACTACTGGGAAACAAAGTCTCAATCAAGTACACAGAAGAACAAGCAGGAGTTGGGAAGTTGTGCATTAA
- the LOC107077480 gene encoding uncharacterized protein C1orf94 isoform X1 codes for MPTSSMYRTSRPQTAGRAGDRRIKPKHSIGVVGSSGWSAAQTSFTKDTRVFRKMFPRVDRVKTKRQLKRAYAAGPFPRSVWIHDKAPEDDLDKVCYEIWKRVQVATAGSSARPTAADRAPEPADLVPPAPRELPSATAEPAPPAGSRDAQRARWTHPEPAAEGVGSVERKRKSIEVFLRAVLQGKEAGRPEQLPQGALPAGLGSSCSSTEAPAPDSKASQGLSQFPGKSSESGLAWPGQVEVTGWAKLATAVEENGGFSSADRREQRGGEGVGRGAPPRGPVSSGAPLQGSAQGRGRLAPLPVFAKLHVATDLPCRRLPARTGENHHVQNTGDRHAHPDMSGTLGDGARKPATLKEKALEYEFLESAKRPWQKTADPTSSNDVAAPLQESRTGAVKAHPGPCPTQTRNTLKYSGQSFVPSGQPPFGTSLPAAVHPAPVRNPPGFSQYQNFFQQLPVNHMSHLQAVNPTRFQTRPQISPFGFSPMAPSMFYPYGLLPLGQPRPPPQASGCHRVPGVPPDPSHMFGDGLQHHFPSLYSDNLQEIGNLLSFSIGRPYFASSTNVPPGFSADAFFRGLM; via the exons ATGCCCACGTCTAGCATGTACCGTACATCACGCCCCCAAACCGCCGGACGGGCAGGAG ATCGAAGAATTAAACCCAAACATTCCATTGGTGTGGTCGGGTCTTCAGGGTGGTCAGCAGCCCAAACCAGCTTCACTAAAGACACTCGAGTTTTCAGGAAAATGTTCCCGAGAGTGGATCGCGTTAAAACCAAGCGCCAGCTGAAGAGGGCCTACGCGGCGGGTCCCTTCCCTCGATCTGTGTGGATACACGACAAAGCGCCCGAAGACGACTTGGATAAAGTCTGCTATGAAATATGGAAGAGGGTTCAGGTGGCGACGGCCGGCTCATCGGCACGGCCTACCGCTGCAGACAG GGCCCCGGAGCCCGCTGACTTGGTCCCGCCGGCGCCGCGGGAGCTTCCGAGCGCGACGGCAGAGCCGGCACCCCCAGCGGGCAGCCGGGACGCACAGCGAGCACGCTGGACGCACCCCGAGCCCGCCGCCGAGGGAGTGGGCTCtgtggagaggaagaggaagagcatAGAGGTGTTCCTCCGGGCAGTCCTCCAGGGCAAAGAGGCCGGGAGACCAGAGCAGCTGCCGCAAGGAGCTCTGCCTGCTGGGCTCGGGAGCTCCTGCAGCAGCACGGAGGCCCCAGCTCCCGACAGCAAGGCCTCCCAGGGCCTCTCCCAGTTTCCCGGGAAGTCCTCAGAATCCGGCCTGGCATGGCCGGGGCAGGTGGAGGTGACGGGGTGGGCCAAACTCGCGACGGCTGTCGAGGAAAACGGCGGCTTCAGCTCAGCCGACCGCAGAGAGCAAAGGGGCGGCGAGGGGGTCGGCAGAGGAGCCCCGCCCAGGGGCCCCGTCTCCTCCGGGGCTCCTCTTCAAGGCTCGGCGCAGGGCAGGGGCAGGCTGGCTCCATTGCCAGTGTTTGCCAAACTGCACGTGGCCACCGACCTGCCATGCAGACGTCTCCCTGCCAGGACAG GGGAAAATCATCATGTGCAGAATACAGGTGACAGGCACGCCCACCCAGACATGTCTGGCACATTGGGCGATGGTGCAAGGAAACCAGCAACCCTCAAGGAGAAAGCACTGGAATATGAATTCCTAGAGAGTGCAAAGAGACCATGGCAAAAGACCGCAGATCCCACCAGCTCCAATG ATGTGGCTGCACCTCTTCAGGAGAGCAGGACAGGTGCTGTCAAAGCCCACCCAGGTCCGTGCCCCACACAGACCCGGAACACGCTGAAATACAGTGGACAGAGCTTCGTCCCAAGTGGTCAGCCCCCCTTTGGCACCAGCCTGCCAGCCGCAGTGCATCCTGCCCCTGTCCGAAACCCCCCAGGCTTCAGCCAGTACCAG aaCTTTTTCCAGCAGCTGCCAGTGAACCACATGAGCCACCTTCAGGCTGTCAACCCAACCAGATTTCAGACCAGACCG CAAATCAGTCCCTTCGGCTTTTCCCCGATGGCACCTTCCATGTTCTACCCATACGGTCTGCTGCCCTTGGGGCAACCAAGGCCCCCGCCTCAGGCAAGTGGGTGCCACCGAGTCCCAGGGGTGCCCCCTGACCCCTCCCACATGTTCGGGGATGGGCTACAGCATCACTTTCCATCTCTTTACAG TGACAATTTACAGGAGATTGGGAATCTTTTGAGCTTCAGCATCGGCCGCCCATATTTTGCGAGCAGCACAAATG TTCCTCCAGGGTTCTCTGCAGATGCTTTCTTCAGGGGACTCATGTAG
- the LOC107077480 gene encoding uncharacterized protein C1orf94 isoform X2, translating into MFPRVDRVKTKRQLKRAYAAGPFPRSVWIHDKAPEDDLDKVCYEIWKRVQVATAGSSARPTAADRAPEPADLVPPAPRELPSATAEPAPPAGSRDAQRARWTHPEPAAEGVGSVERKRKSIEVFLRAVLQGKEAGRPEQLPQGALPAGLGSSCSSTEAPAPDSKASQGLSQFPGKSSESGLAWPGQVEVTGWAKLATAVEENGGFSSADRREQRGGEGVGRGAPPRGPVSSGAPLQGSAQGRGRLAPLPVFAKLHVATDLPCRRLPARTGENHHVQNTGDRHAHPDMSGTLGDGARKPATLKEKALEYEFLESAKRPWQKTADPTSSNDVAAPLQESRTGAVKAHPGPCPTQTRNTLKYSGQSFVPSGQPPFGTSLPAAVHPAPVRNPPGFSQYQNFFQQLPVNHMSHLQAVNPTRFQTRPQISPFGFSPMAPSMFYPYGLLPLGQPRPPPQASGCHRVPGVPPDPSHMFGDGLQHHFPSLYSDNLQEIGNLLSFSIGRPYFASSTNVPPGFSADAFFRGLM; encoded by the exons ATGTTCCCGAGAGTGGATCGCGTTAAAACCAAGCGCCAGCTGAAGAGGGCCTACGCGGCGGGTCCCTTCCCTCGATCTGTGTGGATACACGACAAAGCGCCCGAAGACGACTTGGATAAAGTCTGCTATGAAATATGGAAGAGGGTTCAGGTGGCGACGGCCGGCTCATCGGCACGGCCTACCGCTGCAGACAG GGCCCCGGAGCCCGCTGACTTGGTCCCGCCGGCGCCGCGGGAGCTTCCGAGCGCGACGGCAGAGCCGGCACCCCCAGCGGGCAGCCGGGACGCACAGCGAGCACGCTGGACGCACCCCGAGCCCGCCGCCGAGGGAGTGGGCTCtgtggagaggaagaggaagagcatAGAGGTGTTCCTCCGGGCAGTCCTCCAGGGCAAAGAGGCCGGGAGACCAGAGCAGCTGCCGCAAGGAGCTCTGCCTGCTGGGCTCGGGAGCTCCTGCAGCAGCACGGAGGCCCCAGCTCCCGACAGCAAGGCCTCCCAGGGCCTCTCCCAGTTTCCCGGGAAGTCCTCAGAATCCGGCCTGGCATGGCCGGGGCAGGTGGAGGTGACGGGGTGGGCCAAACTCGCGACGGCTGTCGAGGAAAACGGCGGCTTCAGCTCAGCCGACCGCAGAGAGCAAAGGGGCGGCGAGGGGGTCGGCAGAGGAGCCCCGCCCAGGGGCCCCGTCTCCTCCGGGGCTCCTCTTCAAGGCTCGGCGCAGGGCAGGGGCAGGCTGGCTCCATTGCCAGTGTTTGCCAAACTGCACGTGGCCACCGACCTGCCATGCAGACGTCTCCCTGCCAGGACAG GGGAAAATCATCATGTGCAGAATACAGGTGACAGGCACGCCCACCCAGACATGTCTGGCACATTGGGCGATGGTGCAAGGAAACCAGCAACCCTCAAGGAGAAAGCACTGGAATATGAATTCCTAGAGAGTGCAAAGAGACCATGGCAAAAGACCGCAGATCCCACCAGCTCCAATG ATGTGGCTGCACCTCTTCAGGAGAGCAGGACAGGTGCTGTCAAAGCCCACCCAGGTCCGTGCCCCACACAGACCCGGAACACGCTGAAATACAGTGGACAGAGCTTCGTCCCAAGTGGTCAGCCCCCCTTTGGCACCAGCCTGCCAGCCGCAGTGCATCCTGCCCCTGTCCGAAACCCCCCAGGCTTCAGCCAGTACCAG aaCTTTTTCCAGCAGCTGCCAGTGAACCACATGAGCCACCTTCAGGCTGTCAACCCAACCAGATTTCAGACCAGACCG CAAATCAGTCCCTTCGGCTTTTCCCCGATGGCACCTTCCATGTTCTACCCATACGGTCTGCTGCCCTTGGGGCAACCAAGGCCCCCGCCTCAGGCAAGTGGGTGCCACCGAGTCCCAGGGGTGCCCCCTGACCCCTCCCACATGTTCGGGGATGGGCTACAGCATCACTTTCCATCTCTTTACAG TGACAATTTACAGGAGATTGGGAATCTTTTGAGCTTCAGCATCGGCCGCCCATATTTTGCGAGCAGCACAAATG TTCCTCCAGGGTTCTCTGCAGATGCTTTCTTCAGGGGACTCATGTAG